In Planococcus citri chromosome 4, ihPlaCitr1.1, whole genome shotgun sequence, the genomic window aaactttcaaaccaaacaaaaaaccaaaccaCACTCAAATAATCATCTGAcacctttcaaaaatctaatcaGTAGAAATTCTATCAAGAACGTAATAAGCTTGGTAAAATAGATGTACTTTCTGAGAGCTAAACCGGTGCAAACAATGAAGGCTGTGGCCAACTCATCTTATTCTACGTTTGCAACTCTACCGGTATCTTTTGATATTGatacgaaaataattttgttcgcATTATctcaaagaaacaaaaaacaagccAAGCATTGTTTATCTTTGATCATTTGAACACTGAAGAATGAATAAGTTAGATAGAATGTCAATGTACATAGAATTAGAAAGCGATactaataggtaagtatattcaTGTACCAAGAAAAGCCACACTTCGGTTAGGTATTGTCTCGAAAAAGCCAACCCGCGATCAACACACGCAAAATTAGCTACAACTAcgttttaaatagaaaaaaaagaacgctaTGTAGATAATTTCTCAACCGAATACATACCATCTAATTGGGTAACCAAGTCTGCTTTTGTTTTTCCGAATAAACGTCTATAAGCTCTAtgtgatataaaaaattttcattcagttcGACACGGTCGTATAAAGAAAAACGTTATAAAACTATTCTTAAAAGTATTAAAACTTAAAAACGTGATACATTCTTTCAACGAGGGACTTCATTTCCTTCCCATTCAATCAAGACTTTATTCTCAAGGAGGAATACTGTCCTTAACATGAAAATTGATCACTTGAAGacgtaaaaaattaatccaaatttAATCATACCTGTATATCGAAGATGCCGAAGTCGATCTGGACCACGACACTAGGAAATTCTCTTTACGCCGAGTAGCTCTACGATTATCAATCACAGCTTTTGTCACATCATCGGGcattaaagaatttttcaaactataaaATATGAATCTGAAAAACAAACGAGTGATGAAATATTGTACATTCTAAGCATTTCAACTAATAATGTAAAAATCGTAACTTACCGAGGTAATAATGCGAATAACGTCGATATGAGGATCAGTAACCAATAAGAAAATGTGCCcaaggtatttttcaatacccACGTGTTCGACGGGAGGTCGATACATTGAAAACAAACAgcgttataaaaaaaagtaaatgcgTAAAACGAGCCCAAGGAAACTATCAAGGAAATCCAATGAATAATGTTCTGTAAACAACCATGatattggtgaaatttcaaatataaaaCATGTGTAGGAGATGTGGTAggtaatcaaattttggaaataagtCTCGGAGTCTCAGTTCGCAGAAAAAACTGGACATTTTTGCGCTGGttgattttcaccaaaattccaCCCAGAGACTTCCATAAGTTGATTGCCACAActcgtaattcattttttaaaaattcctactCACCCAAGATCTCATTTCTAGGCAGCCTTGTAGTAACATAGTGAACATACAAGAAGTCACCACCGACATACCGAACTCCCATATACCAATATCGGAACCATCGTAACACTGtaacaattttatcaatgtaAATCTTGTCCGAGTACCGtgtttgtatttcaaaatacaatcCAATTACCCAAAATGCGAAATAAAATATCACTAAGCTCTGATAAATAGCATCTAGTATGGTTAACCAGAATGAATACGATCGATAAACCGATCCTAGGCGTCCTTTATTGTACAAGTTCGGCTGCGCTAATAGTAACTCTTCAGGTGCATCTTGATCGTATACTCCTGCAAAACAAATTcgagttattgaaaaaattcaagcttcTCGTTTTCGGCAAATTCAAGAAATCTTATTTACCTATCACAAGCGGTGGAAACgaggtaaaaaataaattatataacaTTAAATACATTTGATCAATCATCACAGTTCCGGAAAATCCGCAGAATAACTGgtaccaaaatattaaaaatacgaaaatctgcgaaaaacaattcaaaacgaattttaaattaGAATACTGCAATCGTCGACAATTTTCACCAGTACCTTTTTTGGTATACTTAcagcatttttataaaaaaaatacagcacCATGTTGGCCAATCGGTCGTAACTCCAATGGCCGTGAACCAATAAAAATCGCTCCAAATATTTAAACCTAGATAAGGCGAAATCTGAGGCCATCACAGCTTGCATACCCTCTTGACCGGAAATACCAATACCGACATCAGCGGCTTGGATCATTGATACATCGTTAGCTCCATCACCTGAAATATACCGAACAATAGAATAAGTAATTCTTCGATCGTGAAATGGTCTAATTTCATAGTTCATTCGTTGCCTTACCTATAGCTAAGGTGCGCATTTGCAACTTTTCTTTCACAACTCTCACTATATATGCTTTTTGCAACGGTGTCGATCGACAGCATAACACAGACGTGCAATATTTGGTCAATCTTAAGAAAGGAACTTGTAAATTGGAACGTCGATCTAAAATAAATCTGTaacatttgtttgaaaaagagaaataaCACGAATTACTTCAACATCCGGTTATTCGACAAAAGTAAAGAATACCTTGGCCGAAactaaaatcgtaaaaaaaggaacaggttcaattttcaatattctacTTACGTTAAAGTTTTACCATCAACTACCAAAGCTCGTTGCTTGTCAGTAATCCGACTGGACGAGGAATGATCCAAAAATGGTAACGttttcgatttcgttttttttaataaggGTACAAACGACAACAATCCAGAATCACTTTTACTACTAATTGCACTATCAGCActaaaatcaagaaaatgttTACACTAATTATGGTGGCCTAAAGTCGAGGTACCTCGGctcagaagagaaaaaaattaagaaaaaaaaacgaggtaCTAATCTTACATTCTAATATAAGCGTTTCATCGAAACCTATGCTTATGAGCTATGTACATGCCTGTAATATAGCTATAATTAAGAACTACTCTTCGATGAAGCTAGTTACCTTTCGTCTTGCATTCGCATCACAACCGAGTTTTCGATCTCTTTCAAATAAAAAGTTATTAAATTCTCGGCGGCGTCTTTCGATCGAGCGGTCAACTTGATGATCTCCATTTGAGCGCTGAACAGTTTCGAAGAGTAAGCTACGTTAATAGCTGTCTCCGGTTTATCACCGGTCAGAACCCAGATGACGATACCAGCCGACCTCATGGCATGAATGGTTTCAGGAACACCTTCTTGCAGACGATCTTCGATACCAGTTGcgcctaaattgaaaattttccaaatatatGTAAGTGAAACAGCCTCGATGTGCTTTTTATAtgtgatttctaaaaattataatttaccaAGGAGAGTGAAATTCTTCTCGACCTCCGAATACGACTTCATTAATTTCTTTTCGCGATCATTCATCGAAAGTTCAGCTTCTTGGTTACGTTTAGCCCAATCGTTGTATTCTTTTTCGGACATGACTCGTTTGGCCATCACCAAAACACGTAAACCTTGTTTGGCATATGTGTTTAGATGCTGCTGGGTTCGATGGATTATCTTCTGCGTTTCTGGATTGCCTAAACAAGAGCACGATAGAAATGAACAAAAGAATTCTCACGAAACCAGTTGTGGAAAAACATTATTGAAACTTACTGGTCGGTGGTAGCAAAGGTAAAATGGTGGAATCGGCGCCCTTGCAGAAAACAGTGATTTCTTTGGTAACTGGGTGCCGTAGAATAATTGACATACATTTACGAGACGAATCAAACGGCAGAATGTTTAATACATCGAATTCTGCAATATTGTTTCCTGTAACAATCGTCATAAAACCGATTAAAATCTTGTAcaattcatacattttttcaatttaattcttTTTGATAAAACAACAACTCACCTGGCATAATGACTGTGGCCATCATAGGAGATCTTTTAATCAACCTGACATTATACCTATACGCTGTTTCGACCAAAGCTAACTCATCTGGACTTTCAGCCTCGAAAATAGGTTTAACTACGTTGGGCGATTTAATCTTGGTTTTCGATATACCTgcacacaaaataaaaataattacaaccATTTACAATTTCCGTaacaaataattatttcttcaaattcaaatctctTCCACTAACCATTTTTACTACTACCCCATCTACGATTAGCGCTCGATATCAGCATAGATGGCATGTTGAGAAATTTCGGTTTCAGAAGGGTATTTCTgccgaaattttccaaagttgagATACGCTGCCTTAACGAACTTGAGGAAGGAGACGATTCTGACGACGACGTGGCAGGTGGTGCCGTATGCGAGAATTTCTGATTGGCACGCGATGATCCGAGATCTTCACTCATGCATATTTCTTGTATAGCCGCGTTATCGGTTAAATCTTGACTTTTGCTGGACAGCATTAGGTTTCGAAAAGGATTCTTCCGAACCCTTTTTCCTTGGTTCTTGTATCGTAAATTTTCGGCTATTTCAACCGATTGCGAAtttggaaatgttgaaaatggagCCGAACTCGAAGTAAAAGATACGTTAGATGATTGCTCTTCGCTTATCACCATGTCTTGATTGCTGGTTTCTAGTTTTTCTTCTTCGACGCTGAGCTGTACGAAGAGAAAAtatcttgttgaaaaatgttcatttcattat contains:
- the LOC135845744 gene encoding phospholipid-transporting ATPase VD isoform X1 encodes the protein MANKLPASGDLLQSLKSSAGSEKCSVYLFPMANKELPVRKIELSKGHSRSASHSGVESTISPSFTGRPSALKKGHQRAFSQGQIIDSNELLLSNYHTRAPSKTDFILPVGHRDADSDYNLFDRHKGHSRQASRSESVYTLRHTTPPSTWKQYLCFFSRQKQAFVDDSRSRTIVPNHLTKTKRNNNQKSGPCQNNKICTTKYTFLSFLPKNLLEQFHRVANLYFIFIVLLNWYPSINAFGKEVAMIPVLFVLGVTAVKDLFEDRRRHASDKRINNSTCHVYIGEEECFRKVLWQDVRPGDIVQLQNNEVIPADILVLKCSDPHGLCYIDTCNLDGESNLKQRQVASCFVNKHRTFSPSLFRSSIEVESPTTKIYRFHGAIIHPSGEKVPVSTENLLLRDCILKNTDFVEGIVVYAGHETKAMLNNNGPRYKRSTLEKQMNGDIMWCVVILVVLCLFGSIGNTIWFKSFTLSIKNIPFIPFEEEADVPRFEGLLTFCTFIIILQVMIPLSLYVTIEMTKLLQVYHIHNNSKLYDTETNKRIECRALNITEELGQVQYVFSDKTGTLTENKMLFRRCTIAGVDYNHPAPVLNMLAKTECTPLNLNQKLLEDLNNVDTTEEYSPNEGEMAFFPMNQNYPPKPNVIHSKRVQEFMLVLALCNTVVISSHSHKNELSVEEEKLETSNQDMVISEEQSSNVSFTSSSAPFSTFPNSQSVEIAENLRYKNQGKRVRKNPFRNLMLSSKSQDLTDNAAIQEICMSEDLGSSRANQKFSHTAPPATSSSESSPSSSSLRQRISTLENFGRNTLLKPKFLNMPSMLISSANRRWGSSKNGISKTKIKSPNVVKPIFEAESPDELALVETAYRYNVRLIKRSPMMATVIMPGNNIAEFDVLNILPFDSSRKCMSIILRHPVTKEITVFCKGADSTILPLLPPTSNPETQKIIHRTQQHLNTYAKQGLRVLVMAKRVMSEKEYNDWAKRNQEAELSMNDREKKLMKSYSEVEKNFTLLGATGIEDRLQEGVPETIHAMRSAGIVIWVLTGDKPETAINVAYSSKLFSAQMEIIKLTARSKDAAENLITFYLKEIENSVVMRMQDESADSAISSKSDSGLLSFVPLLKKTKSKTLPFLDHSSSSRITDKQRALVVDGKTLTFILDRRSNLQVPFLRLTKYCTSVLCCRSTPLQKAYIVRVVKEKLQMRTLAIGDGANDVSMIQAADVGIGISGQEGMQAVMASDFALSRFKYLERFLLVHGHWSYDRLANMVLYFFYKNAIFVFLIFWYQLFCGFSGTVMIDQMYLMLYNLFFTSFPPLVIGVYDQDAPEELLLAQPNLYNKGRLGSVYRSYSFWLTILDAIYQSLVIFYFAFWCYDGSDIGIWEFGMSVVTSCMFTMLLQGCLEMRSWNIIHWISLIVSLGSFYAFTFFYNAVCFQCIDLPSNTWVLKNTLGTFSYWLLILISTLFALLPRFIFYSLKNSLMPDDVTKAVIDNRRATRRKENFLVSWSRSTSASSIYRAYRRLFGKTKADLVTQLDERLR
- the LOC135845744 gene encoding phospholipid-transporting ATPase VD isoform X2 produces the protein MANKLPASGDLLQSLKSSAGSEKCSVYLFPMANKELPVRKIELSKGHSRSASHSGVESTISPSFTGRPSALKKGHQRAFSQGQIIDSNELLLSNYHTRAPSKTDFILPVGHRDADSDYNLFDRHKGHSRQASRSESVYTLRHTTPPSTWKQYLCFFSRQKQAFVDDSRSRTIVPNHLTKTKRNNNQKSGPCQNNKICTTKYTFLSFLPKNLLEQFHRVANLYFIFIVLLNWYPSINAFGKEVAMIPVLFVLGVTAVKDLFEDRRRHASDKRINNSTCHVYIGEEECFRKVLWQDVRPGDIVQLQNNEVIPADILVLKCSDPHGLCYIDTCNLDGESNLKQRQVASCFVNKHRTFSPSLFRSSIEVESPTTKIYRFHGAIIHPSGEKVPVSTENLLLRDCILKNTDFVEGIVVYAGHETKAMLNNNGPRYKRSTLEKQMNGDIMWCVVILVVLCLFGSIGNTIWFKSFTLSIKNIPFIPFEEEADVPRFEGLLTFCTFIIILQVMIPLSLYVTIEMTKLLQVYHIHNNSKLYDTETNKRIECRALNITEELGQVQYVFSDKTGTLTENKMLFRRCTIAGVDYNHPAPVLNMLAKTECTPLNLNQKLLEDLNNVDTTEEYSPNEGEMAFFPMNQNYPPKPNVIHSKRVQEFMLVLALCNTVVISSHSHKNELSVEEEKLETSNQDMVISEEQSSNVSFTSSSAPFSTFPNSQSVEIAENLRYKNQGKRVRKNPFRNLMLSSKSQDLTDNAAIQEICMSEDLGSSRANQKFSHTAPPATSSSESSPSSSSLRQRISTLENFGRNTLLKPKFLNMPSMLISSANRRWGSSKNGISKTKIKSPNVVKPIFEAESPDELALVETAYRYNVRLIKRSPMMATVIMPGNNIAEFDVLNILPFDSSRKCMSIILRHPVTKEITVFCKGADSTILPLLPPTSNPETQKIIHRTQQHLNTYAKQGLRVLVMAKRVMSEKEYNDWAKRNQEAELSMNDREKKLMKSYSEVEKNFTLLGATGIEDRLQEGVPETIHAMRSAGIVIWVLTGDKPETAINVAYSSKLFSAQMEIIKLTARSKDAAENLITFYLKEIENSVVMRMQDESADSAISSKSDSGLLSFVPLLKKTKSKTLPFLDHSSSSRITDKQRALVVDGKTLTFILDRRSNLQVPFLRLTKYCTSVLCCRSTPLQKAYIVRVVKEKLQMRTLAIGDGANDVSMIQAADVGIGISGQEGMQAVMASDFALSRFKYLERFLLVHGHWSYDRLANMVLYFFYKNAIFVFLIFWYQLFCGFSGTVMIDQMYLMLYNLFFTSFPPLVIGVYDQDAPEELLLAQPNLYNKGRLGSVYRSYSFWLTILDAIYQSLVIFYFAFWCYDGSDIGIWEFGMSVVTSCMFTMLLQGCLEMRSWNIIHWISLIVSLGSFYAFTFFYNAVCFQCIDLPSNTWVLKNTLGTFSYWLLILISTLFALLPRFIFYSLKNSLMPDDVTKAVIDNRRATRRKENFLVSWSRSTSASSIYRASEMIGKEKKPPGILTAVG